From one Meles meles chromosome 18, mMelMel3.1 paternal haplotype, whole genome shotgun sequence genomic stretch:
- the ACBD4 gene encoding acyl-CoA-binding domain-containing protein 4 isoform X5, with product MGTEKESPEPDYQKQFQAAVSVIQNLPKNGSYRPSYEEMLRFYSYYKQATMGPCLVPRPGFWDPIGRYKWDAWNSLGKMSREEAMSAYITEMKLVAQKVIDTVPLGEVTEDVFAYFEPLYQVIPDMPRPPETFLRRVTGWREQALNGDVGASPAPPCLPREPAPPSPESQPPRDLDSEVFCDSLEQLEPELVWTEQKGAPGGQPDTQNSSRLPAEKEGSVLGPQELDTWLVGTVQALQESMRDVQARLQSLESMSGLPKQRTPPSARPWPFRLSGPTLLFFLLWPFIVQWLFRQFRTQKR from the exons ATGGGTACCGAGAAGGAAAGCCCAGAACCGGACTACCAGAAACAGTTTCAGGCCGCTGTCAGTGTCATTCAGAACCTGCCTAAGAATG GCTCTTATCGCCCGTCTTACGAAGAGATGCTGAGATTCTACAGCTACTACAAACAAGCTACCATGGGACCCTGCCTGGTCCCCCGGCCTGGGTTCTGGGACCCAATTGGACGATATAAGTG GGATGCCTGGAACAGCCTGGGCAagatgagcagggaggaggcgaTGTCTGCCTACATCACCGAGATGAAGCTGGTGGCACAGAAG GTGATCGACACAGTGCCCCTGGGCGAGGTGACAGAGGACGTGTTTGCTTACTTCGAGCCCTTGTACCAGGTGATCCCTGATATGCCGAGGCCCCCGGAAACCTTCCTGAGAAGGGTCACAG GCTGGAGAGAGCAGGCCCTGAATGGAGATGTTGGGGCTTCCCCTGCgcctccctgccttcccaggGAACCAGCACCCCCAAGTCCAG AGTCCCAGCCACCTAGGGACCTGGACTCTGAGGTTTTCTGTGATTCCCTGGAGCAGCTGGAGCCTGAGCTG GTGTGGACAGAGCAGAAGGGAGCCCCTGGAGGACAGCCTGACACCCAGAACAGctccaggctccctgcagagaaag AGGGCAGCGTGCTGGGGCCCCAGGAACTGGACACGTGGCTGGTGGGGACAGTTCAGGCACTGCAAGAAAGCATGCGGGATGTCCAGGCGAGACTGCAGAGCCTGGAGAGCATGTCCGGCCTCCCGAAGCAG AGGACCCCGCCCAGTGCCCGGCCATGGCCTTTCAGGCTCTCGGGTCCCACGCTGCTCTTCTTCCTCCTGTGGCCCTTCATCGTCCAGTGGCTCTTCCGACAGTTTCGGACCCAGAAGAGGTGA
- the ACBD4 gene encoding acyl-CoA-binding domain-containing protein 4 isoform X3, with product MGTEKESPEPDYQKQFQAAVSVIQNLPKNGSYRPSYEEMLRFYSYYKQATMGPCLVPRPGFWDPIGRYKWDAWNSLGKMSREEAMSAYITEMKLVAQKVIDTVPLGEVTEDVFAYFEPLYQVIPDMPRPPETFLRRVTGWREQALNGDVGASPAPPCLPREPAPPSPESQPPRDLDSEVFCDSLEQLEPELQVWTEQKGAPGGQPDTQNSSRLPAEKEGSVLGPQELDTWLVGTVQALQESMRDVQARLQSLESMSGLPKQRTPPSARPWPFRLSGPTLLFFLLWPFIVQWLFRQFRTQKR from the exons ATGGGTACCGAGAAGGAAAGCCCAGAACCGGACTACCAGAAACAGTTTCAGGCCGCTGTCAGTGTCATTCAGAACCTGCCTAAGAATG GCTCTTATCGCCCGTCTTACGAAGAGATGCTGAGATTCTACAGCTACTACAAACAAGCTACCATGGGACCCTGCCTGGTCCCCCGGCCTGGGTTCTGGGACCCAATTGGACGATATAAGTG GGATGCCTGGAACAGCCTGGGCAagatgagcagggaggaggcgaTGTCTGCCTACATCACCGAGATGAAGCTGGTGGCACAGAAG GTGATCGACACAGTGCCCCTGGGCGAGGTGACAGAGGACGTGTTTGCTTACTTCGAGCCCTTGTACCAGGTGATCCCTGATATGCCGAGGCCCCCGGAAACCTTCCTGAGAAGGGTCACAG GCTGGAGAGAGCAGGCCCTGAATGGAGATGTTGGGGCTTCCCCTGCgcctccctgccttcccaggGAACCAGCACCCCCAAGTCCAG AGTCCCAGCCACCTAGGGACCTGGACTCTGAGGTTTTCTGTGATTCCCTGGAGCAGCTGGAGCCTGAGCTG CAGGTGTGGACAGAGCAGAAGGGAGCCCCTGGAGGACAGCCTGACACCCAGAACAGctccaggctccctgcagagaaag AGGGCAGCGTGCTGGGGCCCCAGGAACTGGACACGTGGCTGGTGGGGACAGTTCAGGCACTGCAAGAAAGCATGCGGGATGTCCAGGCGAGACTGCAGAGCCTGGAGAGCATGTCCGGCCTCCCGAAGCAG AGGACCCCGCCCAGTGCCCGGCCATGGCCTTTCAGGCTCTCGGGTCCCACGCTGCTCTTCTTCCTCCTGTGGCCCTTCATCGTCCAGTGGCTCTTCCGACAGTTTCGGACCCAGAAGAGGTGA
- the ACBD4 gene encoding acyl-CoA-binding domain-containing protein 4 isoform X1, with amino-acid sequence MGTEKESPEPDYQKQFQAAVSVIQNLPKNGSYRPSYEEMLRFYSYYKQATMGPCLVPRPGFWDPIGRYKWDAWNSLGKMSREEAMSAYITEMKLVAQKVIDTVPLGEVTEDVFAYFEPLYQVIPDMPRPPETFLRRVTGWREQALNGDVGASPAPPCLPREPAPPSPESQPPRDLDSEVFCDSLEQLEPELQVWTEQKGAPGGQPDTQNSSRLPAEKEGSVLGPQELDTWLVGTVQALQESMRDVQARLQSLESMSGLPKQQRTPPSARPWPFRLSGPTLLFFLLWPFIVQWLFRQFRTQKR; translated from the exons ATGGGTACCGAGAAGGAAAGCCCAGAACCGGACTACCAGAAACAGTTTCAGGCCGCTGTCAGTGTCATTCAGAACCTGCCTAAGAATG GCTCTTATCGCCCGTCTTACGAAGAGATGCTGAGATTCTACAGCTACTACAAACAAGCTACCATGGGACCCTGCCTGGTCCCCCGGCCTGGGTTCTGGGACCCAATTGGACGATATAAGTG GGATGCCTGGAACAGCCTGGGCAagatgagcagggaggaggcgaTGTCTGCCTACATCACCGAGATGAAGCTGGTGGCACAGAAG GTGATCGACACAGTGCCCCTGGGCGAGGTGACAGAGGACGTGTTTGCTTACTTCGAGCCCTTGTACCAGGTGATCCCTGATATGCCGAGGCCCCCGGAAACCTTCCTGAGAAGGGTCACAG GCTGGAGAGAGCAGGCCCTGAATGGAGATGTTGGGGCTTCCCCTGCgcctccctgccttcccaggGAACCAGCACCCCCAAGTCCAG AGTCCCAGCCACCTAGGGACCTGGACTCTGAGGTTTTCTGTGATTCCCTGGAGCAGCTGGAGCCTGAGCTG CAGGTGTGGACAGAGCAGAAGGGAGCCCCTGGAGGACAGCCTGACACCCAGAACAGctccaggctccctgcagagaaag AGGGCAGCGTGCTGGGGCCCCAGGAACTGGACACGTGGCTGGTGGGGACAGTTCAGGCACTGCAAGAAAGCATGCGGGATGTCCAGGCGAGACTGCAGAGCCTGGAGAGCATGTCCGGCCTCCCGAAGCAG CAGAGGACCCCGCCCAGTGCCCGGCCATGGCCTTTCAGGCTCTCGGGTCCCACGCTGCTCTTCTTCCTCCTGTGGCCCTTCATCGTCCAGTGGCTCTTCCGACAGTTTCGGACCCAGAAGAGGTGA
- the ACBD4 gene encoding acyl-CoA-binding domain-containing protein 4 isoform X2 — MGTEKESPEPDYQKQFQAAVSVIQNLPKNGSYRPSYEEMLRFYSYYKQATMGPCLVPRPGFWDPIGRYKWDAWNSLGKMSREEAMSAYITEMKLVAQKVIDTVPLGEVTEDVFAYFEPLYQVIPDMPRPPETFLRRVTGWREQALNGDVGASPAPPCLPREPAPPSPESQPPRDLDSEVFCDSLEQLEPELVWTEQKGAPGGQPDTQNSSRLPAEKEGSVLGPQELDTWLVGTVQALQESMRDVQARLQSLESMSGLPKQQRTPPSARPWPFRLSGPTLLFFLLWPFIVQWLFRQFRTQKR; from the exons ATGGGTACCGAGAAGGAAAGCCCAGAACCGGACTACCAGAAACAGTTTCAGGCCGCTGTCAGTGTCATTCAGAACCTGCCTAAGAATG GCTCTTATCGCCCGTCTTACGAAGAGATGCTGAGATTCTACAGCTACTACAAACAAGCTACCATGGGACCCTGCCTGGTCCCCCGGCCTGGGTTCTGGGACCCAATTGGACGATATAAGTG GGATGCCTGGAACAGCCTGGGCAagatgagcagggaggaggcgaTGTCTGCCTACATCACCGAGATGAAGCTGGTGGCACAGAAG GTGATCGACACAGTGCCCCTGGGCGAGGTGACAGAGGACGTGTTTGCTTACTTCGAGCCCTTGTACCAGGTGATCCCTGATATGCCGAGGCCCCCGGAAACCTTCCTGAGAAGGGTCACAG GCTGGAGAGAGCAGGCCCTGAATGGAGATGTTGGGGCTTCCCCTGCgcctccctgccttcccaggGAACCAGCACCCCCAAGTCCAG AGTCCCAGCCACCTAGGGACCTGGACTCTGAGGTTTTCTGTGATTCCCTGGAGCAGCTGGAGCCTGAGCTG GTGTGGACAGAGCAGAAGGGAGCCCCTGGAGGACAGCCTGACACCCAGAACAGctccaggctccctgcagagaaag AGGGCAGCGTGCTGGGGCCCCAGGAACTGGACACGTGGCTGGTGGGGACAGTTCAGGCACTGCAAGAAAGCATGCGGGATGTCCAGGCGAGACTGCAGAGCCTGGAGAGCATGTCCGGCCTCCCGAAGCAG CAGAGGACCCCGCCCAGTGCCCGGCCATGGCCTTTCAGGCTCTCGGGTCCCACGCTGCTCTTCTTCCTCCTGTGGCCCTTCATCGTCCAGTGGCTCTTCCGACAGTTTCGGACCCAGAAGAGGTGA
- the ACBD4 gene encoding acyl-CoA-binding domain-containing protein 4 isoform X4 — protein MGTEKESPEPDYQKQFQAAVSVIQNLPKNGSYRPSYEEMLRFYSYYKQATMGPCLVPRPGFWDPIGRYKWDAWNSLGKMSREEAMSAYITEMKLVAQKVIDTVPLGEVTEDVFAYFEPLYQVIPDMPRPPETFLRRVTGWREQALNGDVGASPAPPCLPREPAPPSPESQPPRDLDSEVFCDSLEQLEPELQVWTEQKGAPGGQPDTQNSSRLPAEKEGSVLGPQELDTWLVGTVQALQESMRDVQARLQSLESMSGLPKQKRKPNLGKAG, from the exons ATGGGTACCGAGAAGGAAAGCCCAGAACCGGACTACCAGAAACAGTTTCAGGCCGCTGTCAGTGTCATTCAGAACCTGCCTAAGAATG GCTCTTATCGCCCGTCTTACGAAGAGATGCTGAGATTCTACAGCTACTACAAACAAGCTACCATGGGACCCTGCCTGGTCCCCCGGCCTGGGTTCTGGGACCCAATTGGACGATATAAGTG GGATGCCTGGAACAGCCTGGGCAagatgagcagggaggaggcgaTGTCTGCCTACATCACCGAGATGAAGCTGGTGGCACAGAAG GTGATCGACACAGTGCCCCTGGGCGAGGTGACAGAGGACGTGTTTGCTTACTTCGAGCCCTTGTACCAGGTGATCCCTGATATGCCGAGGCCCCCGGAAACCTTCCTGAGAAGGGTCACAG GCTGGAGAGAGCAGGCCCTGAATGGAGATGTTGGGGCTTCCCCTGCgcctccctgccttcccaggGAACCAGCACCCCCAAGTCCAG AGTCCCAGCCACCTAGGGACCTGGACTCTGAGGTTTTCTGTGATTCCCTGGAGCAGCTGGAGCCTGAGCTG CAGGTGTGGACAGAGCAGAAGGGAGCCCCTGGAGGACAGCCTGACACCCAGAACAGctccaggctccctgcagagaaag AGGGCAGCGTGCTGGGGCCCCAGGAACTGGACACGTGGCTGGTGGGGACAGTTCAGGCACTGCAAGAAAGCATGCGGGATGTCCAGGCGAGACTGCAGAGCCTGGAGAGCATGTCCGGCCTCCCGAAGCAG aagagaaaaccgaATCTCGGGAAGGCTGGGTAA
- the HEXIM1 gene encoding protein HEXIM1, whose translation MAEPLLSEYQHQPQTSNCTGAVALHDERNPDRPPGAEERVPEEDSRWQSRASPQSGGHPGQEGEGSLEPQPPPLQTPVRPEPSCPQAGKKGQNGDDLSAGGAPPPEAAGEPRPEAESLAQPCHDSEANKLGAPGAGGEEAWGQQQRQLGKKKHRRRPSKKKRHWKPYYKLTWEEKKKFDEKQSLRASRIRAEMFAKGQPVAPYNTTQFLMDDHDQEEPDLKTGLYPKRAAAKSDDTSDEDFMEEAGEEDGGSDGMGGDGSEFLQRDFSETYERYHAESLQNMSKQELIKEYLELEKCLSRMEDENNRLRLESKRLGGDDARVRELELELDRLRAENLQLLTENELHRQQERAPLSKFGD comes from the coding sequence ATGGCCGAGCCACTCTTGTCAGAATACCAGCACCAGCCTCAAACTAGCAACTGTACAGGTGCTGTTGCTCTTCATGATGAGCGGAACCCCGATCGCCCCCCAGGAGCGGAGGAGCGGGTGCCCGAGGAGGACAGTAGGTGGCAATCGAGAGCGTCCCCCCAGTCGGGTGGCCATccggggcaggagggggaagggagcttGGAGCCGCAACCGCCTCCCCTGCAGACCCCGGTCCGTCCAGAACCTAGCTGCCCGCAAGCAGGCAAGAAGGGCCAGAATGGGGACGACTTGTCCGCTGGCGGAGCCCCCCCGCCGGAGGCTGCGGGGGAACCGAGGCCCGAGGCCGAGTCTCTCGCACAGCCTTGTCATGATTCCGAGGCCAACAAGTTGGGGGCTCCTGGTGCAGGGGGCGAGGAGGCGTGGGGACAGCAGCAGAGACAGCTCGGCAAGAAAAAACATAGGAGACGCCCCTCCAAGAAGAAGCGGCATTGGAAACCGTACTACAAGCTGAcctgggaagagaagaaaaagttcGACGAGAAACAGAGCCTGCGAGCTTCAAGGATTCGAGCTGAGATGTTCGCAAAGGGCCAGCCTGTCGCACCCTATAACACAACGCAGTTTCTCATGGATGATCACGACCAGGAGGAGCCGGATCTCAAAACCGGTCTCTACCCTAAGCGGGCTGCTGCCAAATCCGACGACACCAGCGACGAGGACTTCATGGAAGAAGCGGGCGAGGAGGATGGGGGCAGCGACGGGATGGGAGGAGACGGCAGCGAGTTTCTGCAGCGGGACTTCTCGGAGACCTACGAGCGGTACCACGCGGAGAGTCTGCAGAACATGAGCAAGCAGGAGCTCATCAAGGAGTACTTGGAGCTGGAGAAGTGCCTCTCGCGCATGGAGGACGAGAATAACCGGCTGCGGCTGGAAAGCAAGCGGCTGGGCGGCGACGACGCGCGTGTTCGGGAGCTAGAGCTAGAGCTGGACCGGCTGCGCGCCGAGAACCTCCAGCTGCTGACGGAGAACGAACTGCACCGGCAGCAGGAGCGAGCGCCGCTGTCCAAGTTTGGGGACTAG
- the HEXIM2 gene encoding LOW QUALITY PROTEIN: protein HEXIM2 (The sequence of the model RefSeq protein was modified relative to this genomic sequence to represent the inferred CDS: substituted 1 base at 1 genomic stop codon): MGVGGPDPALGPRGLLLFATPEGRRARAGPSALPRGAGLWNLASPPPRPSKRRPSAPPPYPGRMGAGVISXKHLLKDWEQKKVSTPSQTNCNTESTAALEEAKTPGAPGSPPTPPEPHDPGSALPLTPRIESHSEEEDPTGAGSGQGWISRGSRTQSPGGSSVEAVLGRKKHRRRPSKRKRHWRPYLELSWAEKQQRDERQSQRASRVREEMFAKGQPVAPYNTTQFLMNDRDPEEPDLEVPHGASHPGSSGESEAGEGDGRGRAHGEFQQRDFSEAYERYHTESLQGRSKQELVRDYLDLERRLSQAEEETRRLQQLQGCAGRQPCRQVEELAAEVQRLRTENQRLRQENARWNREGGGRGGEPGT; this comes from the exons atgggggtggggggcccggACCCGGCTCTCGGCCCTCGGGGCCTCCTGCTGTTTGCCACGCCAGAAGGACGCCGGGCCAGAGCTGGGCCCTCCGCCCTCCCCCGAGGCGCCGGTCTTTGGAATCTGGCGTCACCCCCACCTCGCCCGTCGAAGCGGAGGCCCAGCGCCCCGCCGCCATACCCAGGCcgcatgggg gCTGGTGTCATTAGTTAGAAGCATCTGCTGAAAGATTGGGAGCAGAAGAAGGTGTCTACTCCGAGCCAGACCAACTGTAACACAGAGTCAACAGCCGCCCTGGAGGAGGCCAAG ACCCCTGGTGCTCCTGGGAGCCCCCCAACACCCCCTGAGCCTCATGACCCTGGTAGTGCCCTGCCCCTGACACCCCGGATAGAGAGCCACTCAGAGGAGGAAGATCCGACTGGGGCTGGCAGTGGCCAGGGCTGGATCAGCAGGGGCTCCAGGACCCAGAGCCCCGGGGGCAGCTCGGTGGAAGCGGTGCTGGGCCGGAAGAAGCACCGCCGGAGGCCTTCCAAGCGCAAACGCCACTGGCGGCCCTACCTGGAGCTGAGCTGGGCGGAGAAGCAGCAGCGGGATGAAAGGCAGAGCCAGAGGGCCTCCCGGGTGCGCGAAGAGATGTTTGCCAAAGGCCAGCCTGTGGCGCCCTACAACACCACCCAGTTTCTGATGAATGACCGCGACCCTGAGGAGCCGGACCTGGAGGTGCCCCACGGGGCCTCCCACCCAGGCTCCAGCGGGGAGAGCGAGGCCGGGGAAGGCGACGGCCGGGGCCGCGCTCACGGTGAGTTCCAGCAGAGGGATTTCTCCGAGGCCTACGAGCGCTACCACACGGAGAGCCTGCAGGGCCGCAGCAAGCAGGAGCTGGTTCGAGACTACCTAGATCTGGAGAGGCGGCTGTCGCAGGCCGAGGAGGAGACCCGGAGGCTGCAGCAGCTGCAGGGGTGCGCCGGCCGGCAGCCCTGCCGCCAGGTGGAGGAGCTGGCTGCCGAGGTCCAGAGGCTCCGGACAGAGAACCAGCGGCTGCGGCAGGAGAACGCCAGGTGGAACCGAGAGGGCGGCGGCCGTGGTGGGGAGCCAGGCACCTAG